Genomic window (Vigna radiata var. radiata cultivar VC1973A chromosome 1, Vradiata_ver6, whole genome shotgun sequence):
TTCTTCGTGCAAATGCTTGGGTGGTNNGGGCTTNGAACANAGTACTGGTGGTGGGAGCTGGTTGGGAGCAAAACCCAGTTGCTATTGTGGTTCGAAAGCAGTGTTTCGCATGGCCAAAACTGCTAAGAACAAGGGNAAACGATTTTGGGGTTGCCCTCACTTCAAGGTAATTTGTGTGATttcatttgtttgaattttgatttcGTTGACGAGGGGGTGTGGTTTCTTCTTGTACAGGGTGGGAGTGGAGAGATGGGTGGATGCAACTTCTTTCAGTGGTGCAATGAAGAAGTCTTTGATGAACGAAATTTGAGGATTCGTGATGAAAGGAGTGCAAGTGCGAGAAACGACGAAGTGGGTGGAAGtatgatgaagatggaagaaagagaTGTTGGAAATCTGAAATATGCTTCTTTGGAGAAAAGTGTCGTTATTTTGGAGAAGGGCATGAAGGTGTTAATTGGGATGATGTTTGTTACCTGGGTgtttaatgtaattttgattGTGATGTTGATGAAAGTAGATTGATTTTTTAGGAGGTAGATGGAAGTATGTTGATGAAAGTAGATTGATTTCTTAGGAGGTAGATGGAAGTATGTTGATGAAAGCAGGTCTCTGAAAGTGATGTAATCTAATTTCATATTAACAGCAAGtactttcatatttataaaagttcCTGTGTTTAATTTCATCTTGTAAAATGTcccttttgatttgttttatttgataatgATCTTTAGGGAAAAGAGACACAATATGNCATTCAATCTTTAGGGTGTGACAATTATTGTGATAATGATCTGTGAACAAGCACCATTGATTTGTAAACATTCAATCTGCAGTTAATTTGTAtacaataaaaaccaaaaactcTTGAAGAAGCACCAATGAATTAAANTGAACATTGACCATTGTCTTAACCAACAGAGTTAATACAGATTGTAACTAAGGCATTGTCTTAAGCAATACACCAAAAAGACCAGANAAGACTAATAATCAAAAAAGATCTGATAGCAACATTGTCTTAATGAGTACATCAAAATACAACTGACATTACAATTAAAAGATGTAACCAATATAAGGTCAAAGttcaaagtttcaaaataaagtgaaatatgACTTCATTCAGCAGCAGCAGGCACGTGTGTTGTTTGACCAGTAGGTTGCTCAGTAGGAGGTACTGTCACTTGTGGTGTTTGATCAGTAAGTTGCTCACTAGGTTGCTGAGTAGCTTGCTCAGTAGCTTCTGCATGAGGAGGTTGGTCAGCTGGAATATCTGTTGTAGTTGGTCGTTGTGGACAACATCTTTTGTTGTGACCAAGTTGTTTGCAAATAGCACATGATTTTTTGCTCCCACCCTTTCTTAGTTCAGTatcattcttcttcaactcccaaCTCTCTAGCCTTCGTTTTTTCTTGGGCCTACCAGGCATTGGCTTCTTCTTTGGGGGTAACACATCTGGATATGGAGTTTTCTCCCAAAGAACTTGACCATTAATGGGGTAAACGATGGAGTTGTAAGTCTCTTCATACGTTGACTTCCTATACCAAGTACCAATATAATCTTCTGcatttacattcaaaaacttCATTGCAGTGATGGCGTGAGTGCAAGGAATACCAGTCAGTAACCATTTTCTACAACTGCATTCTTGCTTGTCAAGATTGACAACATATTGCTCCCCAAATTGTGAAATatggatgatttcaaataaCTGATCTGATGACCATCTGTCATGAttgaaaatttagaaacaaagttaggaacaaagtttaaaagaaagaaaaaaaagattacCATGTTTGCTTTGGAAGAAGTATTGAACTTACCTTGGTAACCAATACCTGGTTAACCATGACTGTTTTAAAAATCTGTTGAGAACCTTAGGGCACACACTACCTTGATATAGTGCCATCTTTGTCCTGTTCTTAGCCCACCTCTTCATGATGTAAACCCTTATCTCTTCCAACATGGTGATAATTGGTTTAGTCCTAGTGTGAAGTAGCACACTGTTGAATCCCTCACACATGTTGTTGACAAGAGTGTCACATTGTGATCTAGAAGTGAATCTAGATCGTGACCAAAATCTGGGGAAAACAATATATgtgaaaataagtataaatgtCCAAGTACAACAATAATAACGTAGAGTAAGCTGAACACATACCTTGGTGCAATTCCAATCAAATACTTATAGGCTTCTAAATTNATCTCTTTAATTTTCAACATTTCAGCCTCCCATAGTTGTGGATATGTGGCTGTTGCTGCTGTCCACATCAAACGTTTGAGGTCTTTTCCAGGAAATTGCTTTCTAAAATTTGAGTACAAATGTCTAACACAAAAGCGTTGTTCTACCTTAGGTAGAAGTTCAGTAAAGGATGATAGCAGACCCTACAAGTTTAAATAATGAAGTCAGATNNGNNNTATGTTAAATANGTTGTAATTAAGCTTTGTTAGGGTTGACtgaccttttgttggtctgaaatAAACGTACATGCTCCACATATAGCCTCCCCACCAAGATCCCCAATCAGAAGGTCCAAGAACCAAGTCCAGGAGTCCTTGTTTTCTACCTCAACAACAGCATATGCAATGGGCAGAATTTGTTCATTTGCATCTCTTCCCACTGCTGTTAGTAATTCCCCTCCATACTTGCCTTTGAGAAAGCAACCATCCAACCCAATGATGGGTCTACAACTAGTGAAACTATCTTTGCATGCTTTCAAGCATACATATNTTCTCTTGAAGATACACTCCCCATTAATATTTTGAACCTTGATTTTCACTGTTGAACCTGGATTTGACCTGAGAAGCTCATGACCATAATCATAGATTCTTCTATATTGTTCCTTGAATGAACCATCAACATTATCTTTTGCCATGGCTCTTGCCCTAAAAGCCATATTTCTAGAGATTCCAACATTCCATTTCCTACTCACTTTATCCCTAATATCCATGACTTTCATGTTAGGGTTCTCTCTAACAGCTTTTTCCATCCTTTTGCTCAACCACTTAGAAGTGATACACTTCACATTAAAATCTCTGCTACAAGTGTGATCATCAATCACTTTTCTTAGCTGCCATGACTTGGAACGAGAACTAAAGGCACAATAAGCATACCATTTGCATTTACCATTGCCCCCACAACATTTTACACTAATCCTCTTGTTGTCAttctttaagaattttaaatttcgaCCATTACTTAGTGCATATGTCCTAATGGCCTCTTTGAATTCGTTTTTATCAGTAAAATAAGTCCCAACTTCCCACTTATATTCTTCTAGAATTTTAGGCATGCTAAATGTGGGGAAGACAGTTCTAGGAATGTCACCTTCATCCTCACTTTCTGGACCACTGTCCAAGTGATCTGACACCCACTCATTGTCAGATATACCACGTAAATCATCCATGTCATCATTACCACTTGTCCATGAACTGCATGGTTGTTCTTCACTCAAGCTTCTTTTAGATGTACCAATGTTATCACAATGAATGGTCACATCAANAAGACTNTCTTCACTACTAGACTCATCTACgttttcatcttcatcctcatcttcttctctattttcATCTTCNtcctcatcttcatcctcatctTCTACGTCTTCCAGCTCAACCTCATCCACATCAGCAACCTCAACCTCCTCCAATTGTGTTAAACCTTCACCCTCACCCTCAACCTCATCCTCAACCTCTCTCTCAACCTCTCTTTGAACTTCTCCCTCAGCCAATTGTGTTACAACTTCAACCTCACCCTCAACCTCAGCCTCACACTCAACCTCACCCTCAACCTCTTTCTCAACCTCAACCTCACCCTCAACCTCNNNNNNNNNNNNNNNNNNNNNNNNNNNNNNNNNNNNNNNNNNNNNNNNNNNNNNNNNNNNNNNNNNNNNNNNNNNNNNNNNNNNNNNNNNNNNNNNNNNNNNNNNNNNNNNNNNNNNNNNNNNNNNNNNNNNNNNNNNNNNNNNNNNNNNNNNNNNNNNNNNNNNNNNNNNNNNNNNNNNNNNNNNNNNNNNNNNNNNNNNNNNNNNNNNNNNNNNNNNNNNNNNNNNNNNNNNNNNNNNNNNNNNNNNNNNNNNNNNNNNNNNNNNNNNNNNNNNNNNNNNNNNNNNNNNNNNNNNNNNNNNNNNNNNNNNNNNNNNNNNNNNNNNNNNNNNNNNNNNNNNNNNNNNNNNNNNNNNNNNNNNNNNNNNNNNNNNNNNNNNNNNNNNNNNNNNNNNNNNNNNNNNNNNNNNNNNNNNNNNNNNNNNNNNNNNNNNNNNNNNNNNNNNNNNNNNNNNNNNNNNNNNNNNNNNNNNNNNNNNNNNNNNNNNNNNNNNNNNNNNNNNNNNNNNNNNNNNNNNNNNNNNNNNNNNNNNNNNNNNNNNNNNNNNNNNNNNNNNNNNNNNNNNNNNNNNNNNNNNNNNNNNNNNNNNNNNNNNNNNNNNNNNNNNNNNNNNNNNNNNNNNNNNNNNNNNNNNNNNNNNNNNNNNNNNNNNNNNNNNNNNNNNNNNNNNNNNNNNNNNNNNNNNNNNNNNNNNNNNNNNNNNNNNNNNNNNNNNNNNNNNNNNNNNNNNNNNNNNNNNNNNNNNNNNNNNNNNNNNNNNNNNNNNNNNNNNNNNNNNNNNNNNNNNNNNNNNNNNNNNNNNNNNNNNNNNNNNNNNNNNNNNNNNNNNNNNNNNNNNNNNNNNNNNNNNNNNNNNNNNNNNNNNNNNNNNNNNNNNNNNNNNNNNNNNNNNNNNNNNNNNNNNNNNNNNNNNNNNNNNNNNNNNNNNNNNNNNNNNNNNNNNNNNNNNNNNNNNNNNNNNNNNNNNNNNNNNNNNNNNNNNNNNNNNNNNNNNNNNNNNNNNNNNNNNNNNNNNNNNNNNNNNNNNNNNNNNNNNNNNNNNNNNNNNNNNNNNNNNNNNNNNNNNNNNNNNNNNNNNNNNNNNNNNNNNNNNNNNNNNNNNNNNNNNNNNNNNNNNNNNNNNNNNNNNNNNNNNNNNNNNNNNNNNNNNNNNNNNNNNNNNNNNNNNNNNNNNNNNNNNNNNNNNNNNNNNNNNNNNNNNNNNNNNNNNNNNNNNNNNNNNNNNNNNNNNNNNNNNNNNNNNNNNNNNNNNNNNNNNNNNNNNNNNNNNNNNNNNNNNNNNNNNNNNNNNNNNNNNNNNNNNNNNNNNNNNNNNNNNNNNNNNNNNNNNNNNNNNNNNNNNNNNNNNNNNNNNNNNNNNNNNNNNNNNNNNNNNNNNNNNNNNNNNNNNNNNNNNNNNNNNNNNNNNNNNNNNNNNNNNNNNNNNNNNNNNNNNNNNNNNNNNNNNNNNNNNNNNNNNNNNNNNNNNNNNNNNNNNNNNNNNNNNNNNNNNNNNNNNNNNNNNNNNNNNNNNNNNNNNNNNNNNNNNNNNNNNNNNNNNNNNNNNNNNNNNNNNNNNNNNNNNNNNNNNNNNNNNNNNNNNNNNNNNNNNNNNNNNNNNNNNNNNNNNNNNNNNNNNNNNNNNNNNNNNNNNNNNNNNNNNNNNNNNNNNNNNNNNNNNNNNNNNNNNNNNNNNNNNNNNNNNNNNNNNNNNNNNNNNNNNNNNNNNNNNNNNNNNNNNNNNNNNNNNNNNNNNNNNNNNNNNNNNNNNNNNNNNNNNNNNNNNNNNNNNNNNNNNNNNNNNNNNNNNNNNNNNNNNNNNNNNNNNNNNNNNNNNNNNNNNNNNNNNNNNNNNNNNNNNNNNNNNNNNNNNNNNNNNNNNNNNNNNNNNNNNNNNNNNNNNNNNNNNNNNNNNNNNNNNNNNNNNNNNNNNNNNNNNNNNNNNNNNNNNNNNNNNNNNNNNNNNNNNNNNNNNNNNNNNNNNNNNNNNNNNNNNNNNNNNNNNNNNNNNNNNNNNNNNNNNNNNNNNNNNNNNNNNNNNNNNNNNNNNNNNNNNNNNNNNNNNNNNNNNNNNNNNNNNNNNNNNNNNNNNNNNNNNNNNNNNNNNNNNNNNNNNNNNNNNNNNNNNNNNNNNNNNNNNNNNNNNNNNNNNNNNNNNNNNNNNNNNNNNNNNNNNNNNNNNNNNNNNNNNNNNNNNNNNNNNNNNNNNNNNNNNNNNNNNNNNNNNNNNNNNNNNNNNNNNNNNNNNNNNNNNNNNNNNNNNNNNNNNNNNNNNNNNNNNNNNNNNNNNNNNNNNNNNNNNNNNNNNNNNNNNNNNNNNNNNNNNNNNNNNNNNNNNNNNNNNNNNNNNNNNNNNNNNNNNNNNNNNNNNNNNNNNNNNNNNNNNNNNNNNNNNNNNNNNNNNNNNNNNNNNNNNNNNNNNNNNNNNNNNNNNNNNNNNNNNNNNNNNNNNNNNNNNNNNNNNNNNNNNNNNNNNNNNNNNNNNNNNNNNNNNNNNNNNNNNNNN
Coding sequences:
- the LOC106758349 gene encoding uncharacterized protein LOC106758349 → MSGSSSSCKCLGGXGXEXSTGGGSWLGAKPSCYCGSKAVFRMAKTAKNKGKRFWGCPHFKGGSGEMGGCNFFQWCNEEVFDERNLRIRDERSASARNDEVGGSMMKMEERDVGNLKYASLEKSVVILEKGMKVLIGMMFVTWVFNVILIVMLMKVD